In Pontimonas salivibrio, the sequence ATCCACGGAGAGGAGGTCCCCTGGCTGAAGGGTGTAGTCGCGGGGAAGTCCGTGAAGGGCAGCATCGTTAACCGATGTGCACAAGACTTTTCCAAACGGCGACGCCCCAAACGAGGGGTGGTAGTCGATGTAACAACTGGTGGCATCCGCTGTTCGGATGCGCTCGTGGGCAAGTGCATCCAGCTCCAGAAGGTTCACTCCTGGCTGGGCGGCGTCAACAAGTTCGCGAAGGACGTTGGCCACGAAAGCACCAGCGGGGCGCATCGCCTCAATGTCGGATGCGCGCAGCCTTGCAATACGCACGAATTATTTGATCGGGACGCTGCTGCGCAGGTAGTCACCGATGACTCTGCGCGCTTCTTCGATGATTTTCGGGTCACCCTCGGGGTTTCGCCTAAACGCTTCGGTCATCAACGCCTGCCCCATTGCCACAGCAATTTCGAGGTGGAAAATCATTTCCTCGGTGACCGGGATGGAATGAGTCTCCGAGACGAGTTTCGCGAACTCTTTGGCGATGATGGAGTTGTTGGGCTCTTCTTCGCTGAGGAAGCGGTCGGTGATGAGTTCACCGAAACGAAGGTGCAAGAAACTGGGTTCTGATCGACACAAACGAACAAAAG encodes:
- a CDS encoding TetR/AcrR family transcriptional regulator codes for the protein MSIDIDPGSSLRNVPVQKRSADRMEALLDAAAKLIDEGGIDAVTTTAVAYRSGSSVGVLYRYFPNVDALLRQLATRNLHLYLQAVQEGSDLTPNEPWSSWDLTLDAFVRLCRSEPSFLHLRFGELITDRFLSEEEPNNSIIAKEFAKLVSETHSIPVTEEMIFHLEIAVAMGQALMTEAFRRNPEGDPKIIEEARRVIGDYLRSSVPIK